Proteins found in one Campylobacter lari genomic segment:
- the yedF gene encoding sulfurtransferase-like selenium metabolism protein YedF, whose product MIIHYSLNLEGEVCPYPAIATIDALKELKSGEVLEILCDCPQSINSIPQDAKNRGFEILEINQDGPTLRFLIQKP is encoded by the coding sequence ATGATTATTCATTATAGTTTAAATTTAGAAGGTGAAGTTTGCCCATACCCTGCTATAGCTACTATTGATGCCTTAAAAGAACTAAAATCAGGTGAAGTTTTAGAAATTTTATGCGACTGTCCGCAAAGTATCAATTCTATACCTCAAGATGCTAAAAATCGTGGTTTTGAAATTCTAGAAATAAATCAAGATGGCCCAACGCTTAGATTTTTAATTCAAAAGCCTTAA